Below is a genomic region from Bombus pascuorum chromosome 7, iyBomPasc1.1, whole genome shotgun sequence.
AAAGGGGAGGGCTGGGAATGTAagagaaatatcattttaatatttagacaTTTCATCTAACAATATCTGAGTAGAAagtatttctctctttcttccctatatatttaatagaacgATTTTCCTTATTCTCATGTTCCTAATTTTATGGTTTGCTCTTTGCATTAATGAAAAAGTATTGCCAGATAAACATATATTCGCATAGCGCACAATAAAGCatcgtttatttaattgtttacatacatatacgcgCACAGCAGATAGCGTTTGATCTTTGTTGTTCTATctgcatatattatttatacttgtTATTGCTTACGATCGTTtgttacaaattgaaatagaaCACTTGCCGTAGCGCACATAATCAGTATATTGTACGAGAAACGATACATTTTTCGATCAATAATATAGTCAATTGCATTGATACAACATCCATGGTTACATCATTTTACGAGttagttatttttaaaaatttacgcCACATTTTCACATGAGAGAACATTAAAGGAATAGCTATTTCTTATTGCAGGCTCGAATGCACAGCCATTATTTTTTAggagattatttaattacattattaagtgtttaaatttgcaaaaatcaACGTTCAATTATTCttcagttttaaatattttatggtgTTACTGTGAAAAAGATGGCTGAGCAGTGTGGTCTCAAATCATGTTCATGTGTGTCTTATCGGTGAATCCTGGTAACAAAAATCGACCAAAAGAAACCTATAAACCTATTTTTGTTACACGTGTATGATACACGTTATACATGTATGATATACGTCTAGCATcgtgataaaagaaaaaaaaaaaaaggaaaaaaagaacagttTGAACTAATTTGAACGTTGTACGAACAAGTGCGTATGCTAGTCACTTTTTAACGGCCGTCTATTCGTTGTATTTTCTCCTCGGCGAAtcgagaggaaaaaaaaaaacggtcaaacgttttattactacgaaacaaaaacaactATATATTCACTGTACGACTGAAACTCAGAAGCGATaagctttttaaataatatcacaATCACGGAGGAGAAAGGAGGAGGAGACTAGTAATGtgagaacgaaggaaaaataatGTAGCAATAGAAATTTGCTAGCGAAATGTTGTGTTATTCacttttattttcgaatttttctattctcgTTAAGTTTGCTCGTTTTTATCGAAGTCTAAGTTTTTACAAAATGAACGAcgaaatagaagaagaagaagcactGTTCTGGTCTGAATTCCTGTTATCCGTGCCATTGTATTCAGTTGCTTTCGAGAATTCAGCAGCGAAGCTTTAGCCGTGGTTCTTAGTCTTCCACCGTGTCTCCAGGCTGTGATATTATTTTCGACGGAGTATTTCAGACAGATGCCTCTTATTACTACTGCTTccaacaagaaaataaaaaggacaaaaaaatgacaaaaaaattaaaagaagtaaAGAAAGAATAGGACTCTAGAATCTATCAGAATCAAGGAATTTCCGAACTATATCGAATCGAACTTTATTGACTGTTGGTTGCATCGTTAAAATGAGTGAATCAAAAGTTCCAATCGACGCGAGTCGTGACTCGATCGTTTATGtcgaaacaaaggaaaatCGGGCAAttaaaaacgagaaaagaagagatatatacatacatacacgaCACAtaggtatataaatataaatataaatagataaataggtgtatgtatatttatatatatttatatttatatatatatatatatttaatatagtgGAAGACTATTCTCGCACACCGAATTGAGAAGTATATTTAGACGGAGTACTTATCTGTGCGGAGCCAACATTCggataaattaaatgtaaacgCTTAAGTAGAGTCAACCCAATTTAAATTTACTGTATGTATCTAACAAGTGtggtctctctctctctcctacGTGTTGCGTGTTGCCCTTTCGTGTGTGTGACGACCGAGccagtaaatttttattccatgaTTAGCATGAACTGTTATCGTCAGTTTTTTTCGTCTGTGCGGTTGTATGTTTCGTGTCATCGTTACTGAAAGTAATTGCGTcgtataaaaagagaaaaagaaaaaaacataaCTAACAACCCGTAATTAAGTGCGCTGCGAATGAATCTCACTTGTAATTCTAATACACGTTACTTCACTGTGCCACACAGGGTTCCTTTCCTCGGTTGCTTCCGGAACAGAGAAACATTCGATCGTGCGTGAATTTGAAGCGTGCCAGGTTGCTTCAAATCGGCACGATCTCGCTCGTTCATCGCCAATCTAGTCCAAAGCGTTTAAAAGAGAATATTCCTTGACTAATTGAGCGTACCAAGCTAGGTAGTGGATTATTCTACTGATCGCATACCTTCGAAGCGTTGACAATACTGTtctcataaaaatacaaagtgCACCATCAATGATACTACAACGGTTTGGCAATAGTGTAATCTATCTGACTTACGAAAAAGAGAATCGCTTGGTCTTTGTcgcaattaattatttaatcatgATGAAATGTCAACGCGTTAACCGTATGTATCAGCATAATCCTGTTCCCCGTGTACGATTTCCGTTTTTCATGCATACTACTATCGACGGCCGTTCTAGAAAAGCTCATACTGTTACGCGTTGGCATGCGTGACGCTTGCCTAAGCGTAACAGTCTCTTAGCATCGGACCAAATATCTTTAaacaagaggaaaagaaaccGGAGCAATGGAGCTTGTGCGACTATTTTCTTCGCGCTTTCCTCTCTATTTCTGTCTCTCGTTATTTCTAATTGTGTTGTATCTAAGGGAAAAGATAGTGCGCTGAGCTATAAATAGGCTATTGTAAATGTATTTGAAATGCACGACCGTATGTCTAAAgtaataactaaaaaaaatcataaagatATTCGTCGTCTCACTGTTCCCATGTGTAAAGTAGCCATCGATAAAAAATCTTGCCCTCGATGCTACTCCCATTACTAAGCGATATTTGTTCTAACAACTTGCAGCAACTTTGTATGAAGATGTGTATATGTAGCTTAACGTTATGTTAGAGAAGGTACCGGAAGGGGCAAAAGTGCCGAGGGTTAATGAGATCATCCTCTTCGTACTTTTGACGAGTTAAATCAAAGCAATACGAGTAATGCAACTCGATTGCGTATCGACAATCGTCCGATATCATCGCATGAAAGTCTCACAATATATAAACTGTCCATACATCTCTCCGTCATTTATCGGTCGTCTCTTgattatcattttcattattattattattattattattattactattattattattattattattatcatcattattgttgttgttgttattatcaTTGAACATGTATTTCCTGTGGCACAATCGTTTCCTCGGTAAACGGGCGTGTCGTAATATTATCATGATGCGATCGCATCGTTCAAATATCACATTCTTTGCTTAATCTGACAGCGATGATGTGACGTGACGTATTATGGGATTGATGTTGTAAACCAATTGTATAAATCGCATGCAGGCCAGCGAAATTTAATCgtgatatatttcatattgaaaCTAGAACGTTGCGGAAGAGATATCCCTGATTTTTTCGTATGTTAATATCCTGTCTTGTTAGATCTTTCGATTGTACAAGCATACGCCATGCGAAAAATGTTCTACTCGTCTAATGAATGTTTAatggatatacatatacatttatatatatatataaatatatatatgtatgtatatatgtatgtatgtaattttccaaatgTTGAACGATATTCGGCGTTCTGTGAAGAAAAATACGAAGCGGATAAAATTGATCAGCGTTATTCTTCTAATTTCATTCGTCTGAACAATTACTATACTAGTAAACATGGAAAGGACGTTGGAACAAAAGAAACGCGCAATGATCAATATGAAATTGGCAGAATAAGAGGAAGACTGGCTTAGatagtttttatttaacgtGTAAAGCGATTGTTCCAATTTCGCGACATCTATTAACTTGTGAAGTGAGTGTGTGACTGAAACGTGACAGTTCGTTGATCGTCCTGTTATTGGAATTACGTTACGCATCTACAGAGAAAAGAGAGCATCTTAAGACGAATCAAGAAACGCGATATTATGATCCTCGATGACATGCTAAACATTAAGCTGAATTATTGTAATCCTATCAGGGTATTGTATGTCAAAGACGTGGACGCATTAGAACAAGAGAGACACTATGAATTGCGGAAATCCTTGAGGAACCGTCAGGTTCATCAACGGATGGCTCAATAACACTGaaagatttgaaaatacaCAAAGATACTGCTAGTTTGAATTACATCATTCCGTGCGGTTTCGAGTATACTTAACAATAGTTAATTGAGCTTCTTCTGTCTAGGATCGTAATTCGTTTTCCTCATTTTATGCGTTTACAAAAAAGATTTATCAAACATTTGCTATGCGTTTCGTTCGCGAAAGGAATTGCAGTttcaaacaaagaaaaattctgtaataatttaaagacACATGCTATATAGGATGTCCCAGGTTTTTTCAGCTTTGTGAATTTTATTGTCAGTTTTATgagtaaaaataatagttcATTAACTGGTTTAATGTTAGTTATAATGATTAAGTGAGCATGATGAATAAAGTCGAGGAAAACTAGTTCTTTAATTGTGTAATGTATCcgtaatgtaaaatttaagttctcatgtatttttataaaaacacgcaacattttaaaatgaaattaaacgaaaaatcaattcattattatatcgtatttttgttataactttttaatcaaattattgttatttttactCATACAATATGCTTGAACCATTCGGCGGAGAAAAATCCGGGACACTGCATAATTTTAGTaatgttattatatacatatatttaaaaaatatcgagtaTTGTTTGTAATGTTGTAATTGTGTATTGATTGCGTGTCCATCCAAGTATAGAGCCGTAGTTTCGTGATCGCGAGACACACTCTTCTGTCCTCAGTCCTCAGTTATATTTCATGATGCTCAGGCCGCATCGTTTTCGCACGATTTCGAAGCGAGCTGGTAATATCGCTTCGGTGCACGGTCCACGAGATGATGTGTACGTTTTAAGCTGGATTTAGATTTTATACACGTATACGCTTGCGTAAGAAGGTCCCGGGTTATaggggaaaaaaaaagaaaacaaagcaaaaaaaaaaaaaggaaaaggcaGAAAAGTGCGTTGTAAACTATATAAAGAGGCGGGgaggagaaaaaaagggaatagtaattattataacgtACTTAACGGTTTTTGTTTCACGATGTGTTGTAGCGTAATACAAACGTGCACatacgtattaatatacatatagatatattatatacacagaattatatattagatatatcaatatacatatatgttaaGACTCGTATCCAGCTGGTCTGATCGGgtattattttaacgatttaattaattgcgttAACCTGGCAGCGATGCGATTGCGAGTAACACATTGAAAGAGGTGCGTGCAATCACATAGTTCAATTGTATAGCGTATCTACTTGTCGTTTCGATAACAGATTCGATGATCTGTAGTCCATCGGCAATGAAAGTAAAATGGAGTACTGGTTAATACTTCTGTTATTCAATTCataaagataattatataCGTTCACAGCATGATCGAAAAATTACCATCATTTGTACATCAAATGATTACCAAGGAGATTGGCGTACGAAATCTCTTTAAgttaactttaatttattgtacGTTTCATAAAGTATTGATATACGAAAGAATACAAGCTTAATCAACTATTCTACCCGTTTATTCATAATGTATCATATTAGTTTAACCGAGAGATACACAACACACACGAGCACCGGCACACGCAATTCAATTCAGCATCTGCAAGTGGTGTACCAATTCACTGAATTTCTTAGTGTCAAGTTaacatatattatcatttaccGTTTGTTGTTTTGAGCTACCACTTTTTTGAAACGTCATCAGATACATACAGTGGAGAACTTTGTGGTGTGCTTATGCatattcgattaaataataacgttcttTTACAGCATCACTGCCGGATTAAGTAGCGGTGTTACTATCTTTTCAATAAATGTACCTAATTTAACATTATGGGTTTGGGTACAAAAGTATTGTCTAAACATATTGATTTTTAGTTGACCGTACAAATTTGTTGCAATAGTCACTTTTCGGATATCTTGCTCTCAGATACTTACTCGATGCTCACAATGGTACATACATgccggtatataatattaccgcTACTATTGTGACCAATCGTTTACTTAcctgtttatttaattaaaaggcATTTGTATTTAGGAGcaagatatattaaattacactGTACTATGTGTTGATAGTATgatagtataataaaaataatatataataaatgagtGAACCTCTATACATTGTATTAACCTTGAAGTCCTGAGCCTTGAGCTGTTATACGAAAACTTGATATGAAGCTTCCTTGAACACGTATTTCTTCGTACTATATGTTTccaaaaaaattgtttcttgaaaaaaatgttataacatttaactATGTTATACTTTGTAAGAAAAACAGCAAATgtttatattgaatttaatttatttatatctatttatacaataaaataatattgtaagaTAGTGTACTAACACGAAATTAATCTACATCTGATTTTTTTGTCAAACATACATAACAGAATGCTTTCTGCTAATAAAAACatgatttttacatttataatttgGTTTTGTTTAGATAAGCCgttatatttcgtttcttatctattctattttttattattctcataCCTAATGGTTTTCTTATTCAAATTTCTgtgatatttacattttttgtataaaataaatttttaattaacaaacaataccaaattttattaatgaaattagacTATACAACTTCTAATAATATGTAAACAAGCTAAAGTTGTCAATAGAGACCGGCCCATCTGTTCTCTTTCAATTGCATctttttgcatatatttttgttttaattcataGCCTACGCGTATGTCCCGCAACCATTCATTATCTTTCTTGGTATCATCTAATATTTGTTCGATAATACACTCTGTAGCAATTACTTCAGATACAAtcagaagattaaaaaaacgCGCTGTCGTCaaagattttaatatgtaCAGAATATCTGTTGATGAATTCGAATTATTTGTTCCTAGAAAAATTAGTTTACAGAAAGTTTAGCAAGCATTATTCGTTTCTGctatattgttaataattctGCTATAGTTGTATAAACATACTTTGATTTATTAGTAATTTAATACAGCTTCCAATAGAATTGGCTATCTGATATTGCATTATTAATGAAGCatgtgattttttattaactttaaGCTCTTCCATCACATAAGAATTAGATAGTGGTAATTGTTGGACAAGAAGTGGTACCTAAAGTGGATATAAGTATTAAGTAAAATAGtaaatcttttttactttgaaatatcaGATTTACGATATTCACAGAGTTGATTATATCATATTCCAAAGAGTTACTCCACCAAATTCTGGAATCCCAAACTAACACGTTAAAATTACAATCTATTAATGTCCAAGTTATTGCAGTGGGTCCTACATTTATACCCAATATTTTTGCTGGCATCTGAAacagtttatttttttaacataatgCACTACCTAACACTGTTCGATTGTTagaagtaatataaatatattattatacctGTGCTGTCGTTGTGTATATATCATGTTTTACGAACTTCTTCCATTTATGCTTCGTGTGATACTTAATGACTGAAGTACAAAACTTGTTCCAACTATCAACATCTATTTCAGTCTTTAATAATACATCATTTAATGATTTATAAGGTCCATTGCTGGTACGCATTGATATTAATGTTTCAGCATATGATGCCGATATGaatctatatttaaataacataaacAATCAGGTAAatagattaaatattatcatttaaatattatcaataatttacTCACTGTGTTAATTTGTTCAGTTTACTTGTATTAACtagttgtaaaattttaagttCGTGTTTTGGAAAGTGCAGAGgattattttcgatattactTTTCATCACTGTAGAACATGTTGCTCGTTGAACCCATAAATTCTACACCAACATATcatttgaattatataaaaaatcgtGTTCTTTCTGTCTCATATTAATAAGtacgtataataatacattaaaaaaagagaaaatgttaCATCTAATTCATAATGAAGATGAATTAGCTATATGATATctaccttttttattttaaatgtataaaataatttacatgaTGTTCTCAACATTACTGGTTAGATTTTGcccaatttttatattattttgttcacATTAACACAACTTCTACAAAACGTAACTTcatctaaaaatttatatatagttacaaattaatatattttttccattactattatttaattaaacatcctGGAATTCAAACAtgattagtttatttacaCCAGAGATTATACGTTTACAAGTTTAAATATCTCTTactaagaaaaataagaacagAGATGCTAATTGGTTAAGAATCTTAAAACACAAGATAATCTCGAGATAATTGAGATATTTacctattaattatatattacaattaaatttgatacataaaccaaaaataataaaaaatacaattttttcaattattgacgttttaatttatttcagaagCATACAATGGGTGAATCTTAAATGAACTACTGCATAACCATGACATATATACTACTCAAGTTACCAatcttttatatcttatacttCTATATCTAACGACGAAATTCAAAATGTTTGCTTATACTGCTCTGAATGTTAAAACCACATATTGAAACTTCCAGttcttttaaatacaatttttatttaaatagttttttaatgtgaaagtatattttattttgatcaaAATGCCGGGTAACTCTTTAGGGCGTAGATCATCTACGAATCCCGTAAGGATATCTTCGTTTGATAGGGAAGATAAAAGTTTCATGCGGACAGAATCGAGAAAAACACAAACATTAAAACCAAAGATTTTCTCAAATGAAAATTCTCATATACCAAGGCCTCGAATGCGAGCTTCTTCGTGTGATAGAATAAGTATTAAGGGATCAGTATTAAAAACAACAGGTGAAAGTTTAAAATGCCctttttcctattttaaatataacaaatgctttaaatataaatgtatatagtctaaatataaatataaatgtttgttactatttttataGCTAAAACTCCACTTCATCAAGTACCGACAACTCCAAAGACACCAATAACAAATGCTAGCAAACCTGCTGGTCTTCTTACAGTAGGAAGTTCAAGCAAAATTCATACAGGACTTCCAACAGGACGTAGGTCTTTATCAGCTGACCGTGCTAGCAATATTGGTGCCAAAGGTCCTAGAAAAGATACAAGACCATTAACAGACAAAACATATCAGGCTCATATGCTTAGTAAAATTGATAACTTTTTAGCTATAAATCATTGTTCTTCTATGATTAATAGCAATGGAAGCTTAAAACCTGttactttaaaaatgtttgttgaAGTCTCTggatatttagtaaaaatattggacattaaacaaattctTACAATCACAAATTATGTAGAGGAATTGCCAAAGGTTGCAAAAAAACTCCACTATCCaggaattattaataaatcttgGTTAAAAACTGCTAATGCTATGCATTCATGGCCAAATGTTTTGGGCTGGATATGTTGGCTAGTagaaatttgtgaaataaGGGAAATAGCTTTTACAAAGTATAATTTAGAGAACCTACCATTTGTAGGGAATCAAATAAACgcagtaattaataaaaatacttttttctcaatgctaaatttttataatgccTGGAATGATGAGAAACTGGATGAGGAAGCGTTAAtgatcgaaaaatatttacaagaaattGAAGAACAGCAAGGTATAAATGAAGAAGACTTGAATACCGCACGTTCTGAACTAGAGGAAGAAATGCTTAAATTACAAGTAGCTgaaacaaattcaaataaaatagatgAAGAAGTAAAACATTTACAGGAAGTACTTTCATCTTTACAGAACGATGAAAAAATGCAACTGAGTGATATCAGTGCAAAAGaggaatatattaaaaaaattaattttgaaacagaTCAAATAAAAGTTGAGTGCAATGTATTAAGTGaacaaatttgtttacaaGACACGCAGCATAATGAGTTACTTTCTATTATTAAGCAGCAACCGATGTCCAAGACAGAaagagataaaattttaaataaatgtacagAAATTCAGGATTATATGCACCAGTTTGATGAATATTTACAAGAgatacaaaaagaaatatacactATGGACATTAAATTAGcatctattaataataatttaact
It encodes:
- the LOC132908527 gene encoding uncharacterized protein LOC132908527: MLRTSCKLFYTFKIKKNLWVQRATCSTVMKSNIENNPLHFPKHELKILQLVNTSKLNKLTQFISASYAETLISMRTSNGPYKSLNDVLLKTEIDVDSWNKFCTSVIKYHTKHKWKKFVKHDIYTTTAQMPAKILGINVGPTAITWTLIDCNFNVLVWDSRIWWSNSLEYDIINSVPLLVQQLPLSNSYVMEELKVNKKSHASLIMQYQIANSIGSCIKLLINQRTNNSNSSTDILYILKSLTTARFFNLLIVSEVIATECIIEQILDDTKKDNEWLRDIRVGYELKQKYMQKDAIEREQMGRSLLTTLACLHIIRSCIV
- the LOC132908509 gene encoding kinetochore protein NDC80 homolog — translated: MPGNSLGRRSSTNPVRISSFDREDKSFMRTESRKTQTLKPKIFSNENSHIPRPRMRASSCDRISIKGSVLKTTAKTPLHQVPTTPKTPITNASKPAGLLTVGSSSKIHTGLPTGRRSLSADRASNIGAKGPRKDTRPLTDKTYQAHMLSKIDNFLAINHCSSMINSNGSLKPVTLKMFVEVSGYLVKILDIKQILTITNYVEELPKVAKKLHYPGIINKSWLKTANAMHSWPNVLGWICWLVEICEIREIAFTKYNLENLPFVGNQINAVINKNTFFSMLNFYNAWNDEKLDEEALMIEKYLQEIEEQQGINEEDLNTARSELEEEMLKLQVAETNSNKIDEEVKHLQEVLSSLQNDEKMQLSDISAKEEYIKKINFETDQIKVECNVLSEQICLQDTQHNELLSIIKQQPMSKTERDKILNKCTEIQDYMHQFDEYLQEIQKEIYTMDIKLASINNNLTKAILTYNKEIFMHLSGDLGVNLEELKMPEKGILQPEIMEVLSIKANLINDLKELLRSQINEKECLLESNTNELENLQERIKILEDESNDVANKIKEKKNLISKIKADAKHEETKLREQIKNLQNDIREVQGLMPNTQQVAAELEEATDKLDAVQRRKAYIEESAKLFFDKFYEILSEHRNKLVSILKKDNK